The Caloranaerobacter ferrireducens genome contains a region encoding:
- a CDS encoding DEAD/DEAH box helicase, which translates to MIKIGFKDLMVSKEILRAVEDMGFEEPSPIQAKAIPLLMEGKDVIGQAQTGTGKTAAFGIPVLEKINPENKKLQALILCPTRELAIQVSEELRRLSKYKNNIKILPIYGGQPIERQIKALKKGIHIVVGTPGRVMDHMRRRTLKMDNIKIVILDEADEMLDMGFRDDIETILKEVPKERQTVMFSATMPKPILELTKKYQKNPQLVKVVHKQLTVPNIEQIYFEVKEKTKLEVLSRLIDMYNPKLSLVFCNTKKRVDELVSQLQGRGYFADGLHGDMKQSQRDRVMSKFRNGTIEILVATDVAARGIDVDDVEAVFNYDLPRDEEYYVHRIGRTGRAGRTGRAFNFVVGKEIYKLKEIQKYTKTKIMRHDIPTINDVEEIRTNLFLEKVKAVLEEGHMTRYIKYIERLLDEDYTSIDIAAALLKMAMGEQSKEEIELDNEFENTGAEPGMVRLFINVGRKHKVKAKDIVGAIAGETGLSGKLIGIIDVFDRYTFVEVPKEYAKEVLMIMKNNKIKGNKINIEPANSR; encoded by the coding sequence ATGATAAAAATAGGATTTAAAGATTTAATGGTATCAAAGGAAATATTAAGGGCAGTTGAAGATATGGGTTTTGAAGAGCCATCTCCAATTCAAGCAAAAGCTATTCCTCTATTAATGGAAGGAAAAGATGTGATTGGGCAGGCTCAGACTGGTACTGGTAAAACAGCAGCATTTGGAATTCCTGTTTTAGAAAAGATAAATCCAGAAAACAAGAAATTACAAGCTTTAATTTTATGCCCAACAAGAGAGTTAGCTATACAAGTTTCAGAAGAATTAAGAAGACTTTCAAAGTATAAGAATAATATTAAAATATTACCTATTTATGGTGGTCAGCCTATAGAACGACAAATAAAGGCTTTAAAAAAGGGCATACATATTGTAGTTGGTACTCCTGGTCGTGTTATGGATCATATGCGTCGCCGTACTTTGAAAATGGATAATATCAAGATTGTAATACTAGATGAAGCAGATGAAATGTTAGATATGGGATTTAGAGATGATATAGAGACAATACTAAAAGAAGTACCTAAAGAAAGGCAAACAGTAATGTTTTCGGCTACGATGCCAAAACCTATTCTGGAGCTAACAAAAAAATATCAAAAGAATCCACAATTAGTTAAAGTGGTGCATAAACAGCTTACAGTTCCAAATATTGAACAAATATATTTTGAAGTGAAAGAGAAAACAAAATTAGAAGTTTTATCCCGCTTAATTGATATGTATAACCCTAAACTTTCTTTGGTTTTCTGTAATACGAAAAAGCGAGTAGATGAACTAGTTTCACAGCTTCAAGGAAGAGGTTATTTTGCAGATGGTCTTCATGGGGATATGAAGCAATCACAAAGAGATAGAGTAATGTCTAAATTTAGAAATGGTACAATAGAGATTTTGGTGGCAACTGATGTAGCAGCTAGAGGTATTGATGTTGATGATGTTGAAGCTGTATTCAACTATGACTTGCCAAGAGATGAAGAATATTATGTACACAGAATAGGAAGGACTGGACGTGCTGGAAGAACAGGTCGCGCTTTTAACTTTGTAGTAGGCAAAGAAATTTACAAACTAAAGGAAATACAGAAATATACAAAAACTAAGATTATGCGCCATGATATTCCTACTATTAATGATGTAGAAGAAATTAGAACTAATTTGTTCTTAGAAAAAGTAAAAGCTGTTTTAGAAGAAGGACATATGACTAGATATATTAAATATATTGAAAGATTACTAGACGAAGATTATACTTCTATAGATATAGCAGCAGCTTTACTTAAAATGGCTATGGGAGAACAAAGTAAAGAAGAAATTGAATTGGACAATGAGTTTGAGAATACAGGTGCTGAGCCAGGAATGGTAAGATTATTTATAAATGTGGGTAGAAAGCATAAAGTGAAAGCTAAGGATATTGTAGGTGCAATTGCTGGTGAAACAGGACTTTCAGGTAAACTGATAGGAATAATCGATGTTTTCGACAGATACACTTTTGTGGAAGTACCAAAGGAATATGCAAAAGAAGTGTTAATGATTATGAAAAATAATAAAATAAAGGGAAATAAGATAAATATTGAACCTGCTAATTCAAGATAG
- a CDS encoding peptidylprolyl isomerase yields MEENKVLATVNGKQITEKDVDLLLRNLGPQRAMQFYSEEGRKRLLDELINQELIYLDALENGLDNNEDFLSELEYMKQNLLKQFAVRKLLENISINEEELISFYNDNKENFKKLASVRARHILVDTEREANEIIEEIKNGLDFEEAAKKYSKCPSKANGGDLGYFTRGKMVKEFENASFELEKGQMSEPVKTSFGYHIIEVLDKKEEEISPFEEVKEQIKNQLIAAKQNEVYFKKIEELRNIYEVKVNL; encoded by the coding sequence ATGGAGGAAAATAAAGTTTTAGCAACTGTAAATGGCAAACAGATAACAGAAAAGGATGTAGATTTACTTCTTAGAAATTTAGGACCTCAAAGAGCAATGCAATTTTACTCAGAAGAAGGAAGAAAAAGACTATTAGATGAACTTATTAATCAAGAACTTATTTATTTAGATGCTTTGGAAAATGGACTAGATAATAATGAAGATTTTCTATCAGAATTAGAATATATGAAACAGAACTTATTAAAACAGTTTGCAGTTAGAAAATTATTAGAGAATATATCTATTAATGAAGAAGAGCTTATTTCTTTCTATAACGATAATAAGGAGAATTTTAAAAAGTTAGCATCAGTTAGGGCTAGACATATACTTGTAGATACAGAAAGAGAAGCTAATGAAATAATAGAAGAAATAAAAAATGGTTTAGATTTTGAAGAGGCAGCTAAAAAATATTCTAAGTGCCCTTCAAAGGCAAATGGAGGGGATTTAGGATATTTTACAAGAGGTAAAATGGTTAAAGAATTTGAAAATGCTTCATTTGAACTAGAAAAAGGGCAAATGAGTGAGCCAGTAAAGACTAGTTTTGGTTATCATATAATTGAAGTATTAGATAAAAAAGAAGAAGAAATTAGTCCTTTTGAAGAAGTAAAAGAGCAAATCAAAAATCAGTTAATTGCAGCTAAACAAAATGAAGTTTATTTCAAAAAAATTGAAGAGTTAAGAAATATATATGAAGTAAAAGTAAATCTTTAA
- a CDS encoding phosphatase PAP2 family protein gives MNKVINFVNRGDIKLFYIINDKIKCNFLDKIIPLVTNLGGAISTILTCFILIYFGNDEVKIVGYKSIAALSTSHILVHFLKKIFTRERPFIKLEKINTFKNKLFDYSFPSGHTTAIFSICVTLALNFSVFTMFFIAIAFVVGLSRVYIGVHYPSDVLVGMVIGTVFAITNNVFLDMFIFS, from the coding sequence ATGAATAAAGTTATAAATTTTGTTAATAGAGGAGATATAAAGTTATTTTATATTATAAATGATAAAATAAAGTGCAATTTTCTTGATAAGATTATACCTTTAGTAACTAATTTAGGAGGCGCTATATCAACTATATTAACTTGCTTTATTTTAATATATTTTGGAAATGATGAAGTGAAAATAGTTGGTTACAAATCAATAGCTGCTCTTAGTACGAGTCATATTTTAGTGCATTTTTTGAAGAAAATATTTACTAGAGAAAGACCTTTTATTAAGCTAGAGAAGATTAATACCTTTAAAAATAAACTTTTTGATTATTCATTTCCTTCTGGGCATACAACAGCAATATTTTCGATATGTGTGACTTTAGCATTGAATTTTTCAGTTTTCACAATGTTTTTTATAGCTATAGCATTTGTTGTAGGTTTATCTAGAGTTTATATAGGAGTACATTATCCATCAGATGTTTTGGTTGGAATGGTTATAGGTACAGTTTTTGCGATAACTAATAATGTATTTTTAGATATGTTTATCTTTTCTTAA
- a CDS encoding TMEM165/GDT1 family protein yields the protein MITEFIRALFLIFMAEMGDKTQILAMSFATQFSVESVLLGVFIGSFLNHGLAVILGTYLSNIIPVNFIQVLAGFLFIGFALWTLYDEDEEDESSKKSRFGPVLTVALAFFIGELGDKTQLTAITLSIDARYPLFILLGTVTGMVLTSVLGIYVGSKLGDKIPEFTLRIVSAAIFMFFGVSKLYSTLPKNFITLSNVLIFLLLITTSTYMILKKSLRKRKN from the coding sequence ATGATAACAGAATTTATAAGGGCTTTGTTTTTAATTTTTATGGCTGAGATGGGTGATAAAACACAGATCTTAGCAATGTCATTTGCTACACAATTTAGTGTTGAAAGTGTGTTATTGGGCGTGTTCATAGGCTCATTTTTAAACCATGGTTTAGCAGTAATATTAGGTACATATTTATCGAATATAATACCAGTAAATTTTATTCAAGTTTTAGCAGGGTTTTTATTTATAGGATTTGCATTATGGACTTTATATGATGAAGATGAAGAAGACGAAAGTAGTAAAAAGAGCAGGTTTGGTCCTGTTTTAACTGTGGCTTTAGCATTTTTTATTGGCGAATTAGGAGACAAGACACAGCTTACAGCCATAACTCTATCAATAGATGCAAGATATCCACTTTTTATATTGCTAGGAACAGTAACTGGTATGGTTTTAACTAGTGTATTAGGAATTTATGTTGGTAGCAAATTAGGAGATAAAATTCCAGAATTTACATTAAGAATAGTTTCGGCAGCTATTTTCATGTTCTTTGGAGTATCAAAGTTATATTCAACATTACCTAAAAATTTCATAACTCTATCTAATGTTTTGATATTTCTATTACTAATAACAACTAGTACATATATGATTTTGAAAAAATCTTTGAGAAAAAGAAAAAATTGA
- a CDS encoding ABC transporter ATP-binding protein: MLRIENLTKKFGKIKAVDSISLEIKQGDIFGFVGPNGAGKTTILKMIATLLKPTSGDIHIDGTSIYENVRETRSKIGYMPDFFGVYDNLKVVEYLEFYSDVAGIQKSEINKRIDEMLELVDLTDKKDEYVDNLSRGMKQRLCLARSLIHNPKLLILDEPASGLDPRARVHMKEILKELKNRGKTIIISSHILPELSELCTSLCIMEQGKIVISGTFDEIMNMVEGRKTIKIKVLEAVDKAITFLREETLVSSVKNLGNEIEVTFNGNEKDMAEILKKLITRHIPVISFKQEELNLEEVFMKVTKGGEL; the protein is encoded by the coding sequence ATGTTAAGAATAGAGAATTTAACTAAAAAGTTTGGGAAAATTAAAGCTGTTGATAGTATTTCTTTAGAGATAAAGCAGGGAGATATATTTGGATTTGTTGGACCTAACGGTGCTGGAAAAACTACTATTTTGAAAATGATAGCTACTTTACTAAAACCTACTTCAGGAGACATTCATATTGATGGAACAAGTATATATGAGAATGTAAGAGAAACAAGAAGTAAAATTGGATATATGCCAGATTTTTTTGGAGTGTATGATAATTTAAAAGTTGTAGAATATCTTGAATTTTATAGTGATGTAGCTGGAATACAAAAATCAGAAATTAACAAAAGAATAGATGAAATGCTAGAACTTGTGGATTTAACTGATAAGAAAGATGAATATGTTGATAATTTATCTAGGGGTATGAAACAGAGATTATGTCTAGCAAGAAGTCTTATTCATAATCCTAAGCTTTTGATATTAGATGAGCCAGCTTCAGGGTTAGATCCTAGGGCTAGAGTTCATATGAAAGAAATTTTAAAAGAATTGAAGAATAGAGGAAAGACAATAATAATTAGTTCACATATACTACCTGAATTATCAGAGTTATGTACAAGTCTTTGTATTATGGAACAGGGGAAAATAGTTATTAGTGGTACTTTTGATGAAATAATGAATATGGTAGAGGGAAGAAAAACTATTAAGATAAAGGTTTTAGAAGCTGTAGATAAAGCAATTACTTTTTTAAGAGAAGAAACTTTAGTTTCTTCAGTAAAAAATTTAGGAAATGAAATAGAAGTTACTTTTAACGGTAATGAAAAAGATATGGCTGAAATTTTGAAAAAACTTATTACTAGACATATACCTGTTATCTCATTTAAGCAGGAAGAATTGAATCTAGAAGAAGTGTTTATGAAGGTGACAAAAGGGGGAGAACTATGA
- a CDS encoding ABC transporter permease, with protein sequence MINPVLKKEIKTKMRTWKTPALITLYLVILSFFMYFAFIEAVNGNIYRGFRPQLLKEIYIIITIIQLILITFIVPATTASSISGEKQRKTFDILLCTRLSSLSIVIGKLAASLVQLFLLLLVSLPVLSILFLFGGISPGNILALFGFFVVTAILFGSIGLFTSAYFRKVATSTIVSYLITLFLVLGTIILTVFFYEIFDIGYNSETIFNILLYANPFSGLSSILSYQLGNKMLMIGSLLGNSTKSVLMPLYINIVFDIVISVLLIILTSLKINPLSRINK encoded by the coding sequence ATGATTAATCCTGTTTTGAAAAAAGAAATTAAAACTAAAATGCGAACTTGGAAGACACCAGCTTTGATAACACTATATTTAGTGATTTTAAGTTTTTTTATGTATTTTGCTTTTATCGAAGCTGTTAATGGAAATATATATAGAGGTTTTAGACCTCAACTTTTAAAAGAAATTTATATAATTATTACAATAATACAATTAATTTTAATAACTTTTATAGTGCCTGCTACAACAGCAAGTAGTATATCAGGAGAAAAACAGAGAAAGACATTTGATATTTTATTATGTACCAGATTATCAAGTTTGTCTATTGTTATAGGTAAGTTGGCTGCTTCATTAGTTCAATTATTTTTGTTATTGTTAGTCTCACTTCCTGTGTTAAGTATATTATTTTTATTTGGTGGAATTTCCCCGGGAAATATTTTAGCTCTTTTTGGATTTTTTGTCGTTACAGCTATTTTATTCGGAAGTATAGGTTTGTTTACTTCTGCATATTTTAGAAAAGTAGCGACATCTACTATAGTAAGCTACTTAATTACTTTATTCTTAGTATTAGGGACTATAATTTTGACAGTATTTTTTTACGAGATATTTGATATAGGTTATAATTCTGAAACTATTTTCAATATATTGTTATATGCGAACCCATTTTCAGGACTAAGTTCAATATTGTCTTATCAATTAGGAAATAAAATGCTTATGATAGGAAGTCTATTAGGTAATTCTACTAAGTCGGTTTTAATGCCATTATATATTAACATAGTTTTTGATATTGTAATTTCTGTTTTGTTGATTATACTTACTTCATTAAAGATAAATCCATTGAGCAGGATTAATAAATAA
- a CDS encoding M28 family metallopeptidase: MTGRYINGANDNGTGTVLTMALAKHFKNGEFNDYKNVNFIFLLTGCEEVGSKGMKAFLREYKDKLDKDNTYFIVIDNIGSGKITYLEGEGMIVFKEYNKQLKYIANELKDLYDIQKFKNLLLPTDSLPVLNQGFNTISFLGKDEYGNMENYHWHTDTIDKIEKEHMDYCEKFFIDYINLILKKITG, translated from the coding sequence GTGACTGGTAGATATATAAATGGAGCGAATGATAACGGAACTGGAACAGTTTTAACTATGGCTTTAGCCAAGCATTTTAAAAATGGAGAGTTTAATGATTATAAAAATGTTAATTTTATATTCTTATTGACTGGTTGTGAAGAAGTTGGTTCAAAGGGTATGAAAGCTTTCTTAAGAGAATATAAAGACAAATTAGATAAAGATAATACATATTTTATTGTTATAGACAATATAGGTAGTGGGAAAATTACTTATCTAGAAGGGGAAGGGATGATAGTATTTAAGGAGTATAATAAGCAGTTAAAATATATAGCGAATGAATTAAAAGATTTATATGATATACAAAAATTTAAAAATCTGTTATTGCCTACTGATTCTCTTCCTGTACTGAATCAAGGATTTAATACTATTAGTTTCTTAGGCAAAGATGAGTATGGTAATATGGAAAATTATCATTGGCATACAGATACTATTGATAAAATTGAAAAAGAACATATGGATTATTGTGAAAAGTTTTTTATTGACTATATCAATTTAATACTTAAAAAAATCACAGGGTAA